The following proteins are co-located in the Gloeocapsa sp. PCC 7428 genome:
- a CDS encoding iron-siderophore ABC transporter substrate-binding protein, producing the protein MENLLALGIQPIGSDLSNPDPHLQGKLEAITNVGRDLGEPSIEAILTLKPDLIIAEDYLSVDYQILSNIAPTIIISFEHSGRWKDVFMEYAAALGKTDKAQQVMTDYYARLEDFRRQYSGAPDQLQVSIVRVYPDRVNLYLKDSFCGTVVADAGLSRPPAQNFDAAQAQARFGNSIQYSIAKERIKDADGDVMFLWATGANQEIERQAQSAKAALKADLLWSRLKAVKTNRVYEVPGYWIGNGPLAANAIVDDLFKYLIEAQSNASDKTLKQHAMSTPEKT; encoded by the coding sequence ATAGAAAATCTCTTAGCACTCGGAATTCAACCGATTGGCAGTGATCTGAGCAATCCCGATCCTCATCTCCAAGGCAAGCTAGAGGCTATTACCAATGTTGGCAGAGATTTAGGAGAACCGAGTATCGAAGCAATTCTGACGCTCAAGCCTGACTTAATTATTGCAGAAGACTATTTGAGCGTTGACTATCAAATCTTATCCAACATTGCCCCAACAATCATTATTTCCTTTGAGCATAGCGGACGATGGAAGGACGTTTTCATGGAGTATGCTGCGGCATTAGGAAAAACAGACAAAGCACAACAGGTAATGACAGATTATTATGCGCGATTAGAAGATTTTCGCCGACAATATTCAGGTGCGCCCGATCAACTTCAAGTTTCGATTGTACGAGTCTACCCCGATCGCGTGAATCTTTACTTAAAAGACTCTTTTTGTGGAACTGTGGTAGCCGATGCAGGGCTATCGCGTCCGCCTGCACAAAATTTTGATGCAGCCCAAGCCCAAGCACGTTTCGGCAATTCGATTCAATACTCGATCGCTAAGGAACGAATCAAAGATGCTGACGGTGATGTTATGTTTTTGTGGGCGACTGGGGCAAATCAAGAAATTGAACGCCAAGCGCAATCGGCAAAAGCAGCCCTCAAAGCTGATCTCCTCTGGTCTAGATTAAAGGCAGTCAAAACAAATCGCGTTTATGAAGTTCCAGGTTATTGGATTGGTAATGGACCTTTGGCTGCTAATGCAATCGTTGATGACTTGTTTAAGTATCTGATTGAAGCGCAAAGCAATGCATCAGATAAAACGCTAAAACAACACGCAATGTCAACACCAGAAAAAACCTAA
- a CDS encoding DUF1636 domain-containing protein: MTHILFVCEACGFSAEQELYEGQPGGTHLLHQLMPLYENWARKSELEIQTVGCLCACDRPCAIALGATSKITYLFGDLPPLESAEALLKLGELYLDSEDGYILPAKLPMVLRNRRYARIPPVPSV, encoded by the coding sequence ATGACACACATTCTTTTTGTCTGCGAAGCTTGCGGTTTTTCTGCCGAACAGGAACTTTATGAAGGACAACCAGGCGGAACACACTTGCTTCATCAACTGATGCCACTGTATGAAAATTGGGCAAGAAAGTCAGAACTTGAAATTCAAACTGTGGGCTGCTTGTGTGCGTGCGACCGCCCGTGTGCGATCGCGCTTGGTGCAACGAGTAAAATTACTTATCTGTTTGGCGATTTACCACCATTAGAAAGTGCTGAGGCATTGTTAAAGCTAGGTGAATTATATCTCGATAGCGAAGATGGCTATATTCTCCCTGCAAAACTTCCTATGGTTCTTAGAAACCGCCGCTATGCCCGAATTCCGCCTGTCCCATCGGTTTAA
- a CDS encoding TonB-dependent siderophore receptor, with product MRHYWQLALLTGSLLISPPAWAQTVTDAATIVEQQKQIAPTVTQITGVRIDTTQGIAVVLETAGVLSPTTSTVDNTLIADIPNAVLALPEEFQAINPAEGIALVRVTNLPNNQVRVAITGTDAPPTVELQVATEGLVFAVTPPADEEIQIVVTGELESQGYSVPNATTATRTNTELRDIPQSIQVLPQRVLEDQQVNRLSEALRNVSGVNVGDSFGGSLDRVNIRGFQSDVLLEDGFRRGSFILRGTSNDTELIERVEVLKGPASVLYGNLEPGGVVSVVTRQPQADPAYTIGTVVGSFGLVRPSIDLTGPLDSDQRLLYRFTALYEAEDGFRDYEQDVNRFVLAPSLTWNLSDRTALTFNFTYADAERPFDRGLPAIGNRVADVPRDRLFQDPSAITQAEELSAGYRLTHNFNDNWQLRNSFRYLSVDTFDFRIESWTIEDDGTLDRRWRSNDDYDEVYSFQTNVVGEFTTGNVEHTLLAGVDFNRSTTQGTQRRLPGDPSFFLNIFTQEGDPISRPNLDDLTLVVRSDTSRENNVGLYLQDQITLSESLKILAGGRFDVYDLQSLDSLSNTEAEDTVQRFTPRLGVVYQPSREVSLYGSYSQAFTPNIFGRTADGSFLDPELSEQFEIGVRGEFADGRLIANLAAYNLIKRNVEGPDPLNPDFAIAVGKIRSRGIELDVTGEILPGWNAIASYAYTDAEVTEDNYYPAGNRPNNVPRNSASVWTTYEFQEGNLQGLGFGVGLFFVGERSGDFDNTYELPSYVRTDAALYYRRDNWRAALNFQNLFDVNYIRSSEGFREANAPGAPFTVIGSLSITF from the coding sequence ATGCGGCATTATTGGCAATTGGCATTATTAACAGGATCGTTACTAATTTCTCCTCCGGCTTGGGCACAAACCGTTACAGATGCAGCAACCATTGTTGAACAGCAAAAGCAAATTGCGCCAACAGTAACTCAGATTACTGGAGTGAGGATAGACACGACACAGGGCATTGCGGTAGTTTTGGAAACAGCAGGAGTATTATCGCCAACGACTTCAACTGTCGATAATACGTTGATTGCGGATATTCCCAACGCCGTGTTGGCATTACCTGAAGAATTTCAAGCCATCAATCCCGCAGAAGGTATTGCCTTAGTGCGCGTGACGAACTTACCTAATAATCAAGTTCGTGTCGCTATTACCGGAACCGATGCACCGCCGACAGTCGAACTACAAGTTGCAACCGAAGGATTAGTCTTCGCAGTCACACCCCCCGCAGATGAAGAAATTCAAATTGTCGTGACGGGTGAATTAGAATCGCAAGGTTATTCTGTACCCAATGCAACAACGGCAACTCGTACAAATACAGAACTGCGCGATATCCCGCAATCGATTCAAGTTCTACCACAACGTGTTTTAGAAGATCAGCAAGTCAACCGTCTGAGTGAAGCTTTGCGCAACGTTAGCGGTGTCAACGTCGGTGATAGCTTTGGCGGTAGCCTCGATCGAGTTAATATTCGTGGCTTTCAGTCAGATGTATTGCTAGAAGACGGTTTTCGTCGTGGCTCATTTATCTTAAGAGGAACTTCTAATGATACTGAACTGATTGAGCGCGTCGAAGTCCTTAAAGGACCTGCATCGGTATTGTATGGTAATTTGGAACCAGGCGGGGTTGTCAGTGTCGTCACACGGCAACCACAAGCCGATCCAGCTTACACGATTGGCACTGTTGTTGGTAGTTTTGGGTTAGTGCGTCCGAGTATTGACCTCACAGGACCGCTAGATAGCGATCAACGGCTATTATATCGCTTCACCGCACTGTATGAAGCCGAAGATGGCTTTCGCGACTACGAGCAGGATGTGAATCGCTTTGTGCTAGCGCCATCACTAACATGGAATTTGAGCGATCGCACCGCTTTGACATTCAATTTTACCTACGCAGATGCAGAACGTCCGTTCGATCGCGGTCTTCCGGCGATTGGTAATCGAGTTGCCGATGTACCGCGCGATCGCTTATTTCAAGATCCGAGTGCGATCACCCAAGCTGAAGAACTGAGTGCCGGCTATCGATTAACGCATAACTTTAACGACAATTGGCAACTGCGTAACTCGTTTCGCTACCTCTCAGTTGATACTTTTGACTTTCGCATTGAAAGCTGGACTATTGAAGATGATGGCACACTCGATCGCCGCTGGCGATCTAACGACGACTATGATGAAGTTTATTCATTTCAAACTAATGTCGTTGGCGAATTTACTACAGGTAATGTTGAGCATACACTTTTAGCCGGAGTCGATTTTAACCGCAGTACCACCCAAGGTACGCAACGCCGTTTACCAGGCGATCCAAGTTTCTTTCTCAATATCTTTACTCAAGAAGGCGATCCAATTTCGCGTCCTAATCTCGACGATCTCACGTTGGTAGTGCGTAGTGACACCAGTCGAGAAAATAATGTTGGCTTGTATTTACAAGATCAAATTACGCTGAGTGAAAGTCTGAAAATTTTAGCAGGTGGACGATTTGACGTTTACGATTTACAATCGTTAGATAGCTTATCAAATACCGAAGCCGAAGATACTGTTCAACGTTTTACGCCTCGCCTTGGTGTGGTGTATCAGCCTAGTCGCGAAGTGTCGCTTTATGGTAGCTATAGTCAAGCTTTTACGCCTAACATTTTTGGTCGAACCGCCGATGGCTCTTTTCTCGATCCAGAACTTAGCGAACAATTTGAAATTGGCGTACGCGGCGAGTTTGCGGATGGTCGATTGATTGCCAACCTTGCAGCTTATAATCTGATTAAGCGGAATGTGGAAGGTCCCGACCCATTAAACCCAGATTTTGCAATTGCAGTGGGGAAAATCAGAAGTCGCGGAATTGAACTTGATGTCACAGGTGAAATTCTACCAGGATGGAATGCGATCGCATCCTATGCTTATACCGATGCTGAAGTCACAGAGGATAACTATTATCCTGCGGGAAATCGTCCTAATAATGTTCCTAGAAACAGCGCCAGCGTTTGGACTACGTACGAATTTCAAGAAGGAAATTTACAAGGGCTAGGCTTTGGTGTGGGATTGTTCTTTGTTGGCGAACGTTCTGGCGACTTTGATAACACTTATGAGCTTCCTAGCTATGTTCGCACCGATGCAGCATTATATTACCGTCGCGACAACTGGCGGGCTGCATTAAACTTCCAAAATTTATTTGATGTCAACTACATCCGCAGCAGTGAAGGATTTCGCGAAGCAAATGCACCAGGTGCGCCCTTTACGGTGATCGGTTCCTTATCTATCACTTTTTAA
- a CDS encoding iron-siderophore ABC transporter substrate-binding protein, which produces MLHRIYRRIRFGLLTILTVSIVACTSNDRVAVDADCYTVQHVAGETCVPRQPQRVVALDSVTFEYLLSLGIRPIGAVSSTFAADLQQDLTEVADIGSTGEPNLEKILALQPDLIVGIDYYQTIYSQSSQIAPTVLYEVEHSGKWNEIFLNFAQMLQKGEVAQQVMNDYYTRLEQFKQQMGERLKNTEVSVVRIYPERINLYLKDSFCGTILQDAGLPRPPAQAIAADEAQKRFGNPIQTSISRELLSQADGDVMFVWTGENTVEANQQAQQKLAQLKSDPLWQKLEVVQQNKIYQVPSYWIGSGPIAANLVVDDLFKYLINR; this is translated from the coding sequence ATGCTTCATCGTATCTATCGTCGCATTCGCTTTGGCTTATTAACGATCTTGACGGTCTCGATTGTGGCTTGCACAAGCAATGATCGTGTTGCAGTTGATGCTGATTGTTACACAGTACAACACGTTGCTGGAGAAACTTGCGTACCGCGTCAGCCTCAGCGAGTTGTGGCGTTAGATAGTGTAACATTTGAATATTTGTTGTCTTTAGGCATTCGTCCGATTGGTGCTGTCTCTAGTACATTTGCAGCAGACTTGCAGCAAGACTTAACAGAAGTTGCAGATATCGGTAGCACAGGCGAACCTAATCTTGAAAAGATACTGGCACTCCAACCAGATCTGATCGTAGGTATAGACTACTATCAAACAATTTATTCGCAATCTTCGCAAATTGCACCTACTGTCCTTTATGAAGTTGAACACAGTGGAAAATGGAATGAGATCTTTCTAAATTTTGCCCAAATGTTGCAAAAAGGCGAGGTTGCTCAGCAGGTGATGAACGATTACTACACGCGCCTAGAGCAATTCAAACAACAGATGGGGGAACGTCTTAAAAATACAGAAGTCTCTGTTGTTCGTATCTATCCAGAGCGAATCAATCTTTACCTCAAAGATTCTTTCTGCGGCACTATTTTACAAGATGCTGGATTACCTCGTCCCCCAGCGCAGGCGATCGCCGCCGATGAGGCTCAAAAGCGATTTGGCAATCCAATTCAAACATCAATTAGCCGCGAATTGCTATCTCAAGCCGATGGTGATGTTATGTTCGTTTGGACAGGTGAAAATACCGTCGAAGCTAATCAGCAAGCTCAACAAAAACTAGCACAATTAAAGTCCGATCCACTTTGGCAAAAATTGGAAGTGGTACAGCAAAACAAAATTTATCAAGTACCAAGTTACTGGATTGGAAGTGGTCCAATTGCTGCCAATTTAGTAGTTGATGACTTATTTAAGTATCTGATTAATAGGTAA
- a CDS encoding thioesterase family protein — MNREKLLPFEIALPLSVRTYDIDFAGIVSNIVFIRWLEDLRCEILVNHLPIEEQLQNGVAPLLIQTQIDYKKSITLVDKPIGRMWISKLKTMKWFVNAEISVDGIIAATAEQTGCFIDLTTRRPVPVPAELQQKYLEYHQRL; from the coding sequence ATGAATCGCGAAAAGCTTTTACCTTTTGAAATTGCGCTACCGTTATCTGTACGAACTTACGATATAGATTTTGCAGGCATTGTTAGTAATATTGTATTCATTCGCTGGTTAGAAGATTTACGCTGTGAAATTTTGGTAAATCATTTACCGATTGAAGAACAACTTCAAAATGGCGTTGCACCCTTGCTTATTCAAACACAGATTGATTACAAAAAATCGATTACTTTGGTTGATAAACCCATAGGCAGAATGTGGATTAGTAAACTAAAAACGATGAAATGGTTTGTCAATGCTGAAATATCTGTCGATGGTATTATTGCAGCAACTGCGGAACAAACAGGCTGTTTTATTGACTTGACAACAAGGCGTCCGGTTCCTGTACCCGCAGAACTACAGCAGAAATATTTGGAGTATCATCAAAGATTGTAG
- a CDS encoding DUF2062 domain-containing protein: MKKRKITSKLKKFKRYWQQQIHNWFWRIINLRGTPQSIARGLAVGVFAGLFPLFGFQTLIGIALAIWFKGNKLMATAGTWISNPLTYIPIFLFNFQVGRWLLGNQDLAFTSTSVASWRQFLELGTEIIFVLFVGCFVVSLTCAIASYYIGIILVRYLRQRAIKQQPSQPNSHHNQPLSYRSKYYTANKLNRSKTKCTPKDNEL; the protein is encoded by the coding sequence GTGAAAAAACGTAAGATTACTTCCAAGCTCAAAAAGTTTAAGAGGTATTGGCAGCAACAAATTCATAATTGGTTTTGGCGCATAATCAATCTGCGCGGGACTCCACAATCCATAGCCAGAGGCTTAGCTGTAGGAGTATTCGCAGGGTTATTTCCTCTGTTTGGTTTCCAAACACTAATTGGCATAGCTTTAGCAATTTGGTTCAAAGGCAATAAGTTAATGGCAACCGCCGGAACCTGGATCAGTAATCCATTAACATATATTCCAATCTTTTTGTTTAACTTTCAAGTTGGTCGTTGGCTACTTGGCAATCAAGATTTGGCTTTTACTTCTACAAGCGTTGCGAGTTGGCGGCAATTTTTAGAACTCGGAACCGAAATTATATTTGTATTATTTGTTGGTTGCTTTGTTGTAAGTTTAACGTGTGCGATCGCCAGTTACTACATAGGCATAATCCTCGTTCGCTATTTACGTCAGCGTGCCATCAAGCAACAACCTTCTCAACCAAACTCGCATCACAATCAACCACTATCTTATCGCTCAAAATACTACACAGCCAATAAACTTAATCGTTCTAAAACAAAATGTACGCCTAAGGATAACGAATTATAA
- a CDS encoding SGNH/GDSL hydrolase family protein: MMKTILCFGDSNTWGWNPTTQQRFPRDVRWPGVLQQQLGNEYYIIEEGLCGRTTLRKDLFERYTNGKEYLIPCLSSHKPIDLVAIMLGTNDLKKRFGLSAFDIAKGTGILVNIVQRSKTGPNSSAPKVLLMAPPPIGKIANERGLFKGAEPKSKQFGELYMQVALRCGCAFFDTAEIIRSSDVDGIHLEASDHLKLGTKVASIIDEIFAGETLYSNEIA; this comes from the coding sequence ATGATGAAGACAATTTTATGCTTTGGTGATTCAAATACTTGGGGATGGAATCCTACGACACAGCAACGCTTTCCGCGTGATGTGAGATGGCCTGGTGTTTTACAGCAGCAACTTGGTAATGAATATTACATTATTGAAGAAGGACTATGCGGACGAACTACGCTGCGCAAAGATTTGTTTGAACGTTATACCAATGGCAAAGAGTATTTAATTCCTTGCTTGAGTTCGCACAAGCCAATTGATTTAGTCGCGATTATGCTAGGAACTAATGATTTAAAAAAGCGTTTTGGTCTTTCTGCTTTCGATATTGCTAAAGGTACTGGTATTTTAGTGAATATTGTACAACGAAGCAAAACAGGACCTAACAGTAGCGCACCAAAAGTTTTGTTGATGGCACCACCACCGATAGGAAAAATAGCAAATGAGCGTGGGCTGTTTAAAGGCGCAGAACCTAAATCAAAACAGTTTGGCGAATTGTATATGCAAGTTGCCTTGCGCTGTGGATGTGCGTTTTTCGATACAGCAGAAATTATCCGTTCTAGCGATGTAGATGGAATTCATCTAGAAGCAAGCGACCATTTAAAACTGGGGACAAAAGTTGCTTCTATAATCGATGAAATTTTTGCTGGTGAGACTTTATATTCTAACGAAATTGCTTAA
- a CDS encoding ABC transporter substrate-binding protein has translation MKRLDAVRTPDLPQRQVKRSTLVTLTTLGSALLLAACENTPPTSNTGANSASPAATTTSATNSNDGLKIGSLLPSTGDLAAIGQQMVDSVPLVVETVNACGGVNGKPVTLIAQDDQTDPRAGAAAMTKLAEVDRVAGVVGSFASSVSSAAVPIAVRNKVMLISPGSTSPVFTERASKGEFQGYWARTAPPDTYQALALAQLANQRGFKRVSTVVINNDYGVGFERAFVQAFKQLGGTVVNEANPTRYDPKATTFETEAAAAFNGDPDAVVAVLYEETGSLLLKSAYQQGVSQGVQVMLTDGVKSAGFPTKVGKSSDGKYIVSGAIGTVPGADGKALQALTQLWQSKKGGPPGEYVPQAWDATALLVLAAQAAQANTGEGIASKIREVSNAPGTEVSDVCEGLRLLREGQDINYQGASGNVDVDQNGDVVGVYDVWTVNDDGKLAVTDKVNPK, from the coding sequence ATGAAAAGACTTGATGCTGTGAGGACTCCAGATCTCCCTCAACGGCAAGTAAAGCGTAGTACCTTAGTTACGCTAACGACCTTGGGTAGTGCGCTTTTGTTAGCGGCTTGTGAAAATACTCCTCCTACCAGCAATACAGGAGCAAATAGCGCTTCTCCCGCTGCGACAACCACGAGTGCAACGAATAGTAACGACGGACTTAAAATTGGTTCATTATTACCATCAACTGGCGATTTAGCTGCGATTGGACAACAGATGGTAGATTCTGTCCCTTTAGTCGTGGAAACGGTTAATGCTTGTGGTGGAGTAAACGGCAAGCCTGTTACACTGATTGCGCAAGACGATCAAACTGATCCGCGCGCTGGTGCGGCGGCGATGACCAAGTTGGCTGAAGTCGATCGCGTTGCAGGTGTCGTTGGTTCGTTTGCGAGTAGCGTTTCGAGTGCGGCTGTCCCGATCGCTGTGCGTAACAAAGTGATGCTGATTTCTCCTGGTAGCACTAGTCCGGTATTCACCGAACGCGCCAGCAAAGGTGAGTTTCAAGGCTACTGGGCGCGAACTGCACCTCCAGATACTTACCAAGCACTCGCTTTAGCTCAATTGGCAAATCAAAGAGGCTTTAAACGAGTTTCAACGGTGGTGATTAATAATGACTACGGCGTTGGTTTTGAACGCGCATTTGTGCAAGCATTTAAGCAACTTGGTGGCACCGTTGTGAATGAAGCGAACCCAACGCGCTATGACCCGAAGGCAACGACTTTTGAAACTGAGGCTGCTGCCGCTTTCAATGGCGATCCTGATGCCGTCGTCGCAGTCCTTTACGAAGAAACGGGTAGCTTACTGCTTAAATCAGCGTACCAGCAAGGCGTGAGCCAGGGAGTACAAGTTATGCTGACCGACGGCGTGAAGTCAGCAGGCTTCCCCACCAAAGTTGGTAAATCAAGCGATGGTAAATACATTGTATCGGGTGCGATCGGCACGGTTCCAGGTGCTGATGGCAAGGCTTTACAGGCGCTGACACAATTGTGGCAATCAAAAAAAGGTGGACCGCCTGGCGAGTATGTTCCTCAAGCGTGGGATGCTACCGCCCTCCTCGTACTAGCAGCACAAGCAGCACAAGCTAACACAGGTGAAGGAATTGCGAGCAAAATTCGTGAAGTTTCCAATGCGCCAGGAACCGAAGTGAGTGACGTTTGTGAGGGGTTGAGATTACTCCGCGAGGGACAGGATATCAATTACCAAGGCGCGAGTGGTAATGTCGATGTCGATCAAAACGGTGATGTCGTCGGTGTTTATGACGTTTGGACGGTTAATGATGATGGAAAATTAGCAGTTACAGACAAAGTTAATCCGAAGTAA
- the crtB gene encoding 15-cis-phytoene synthase CrtB: MLQLPDSLCMKKLASVEDAYQLCRQIMAKYAKTFYLATLLMSEEKRRAIWAIYAWCRRTDELVDGPAAAMTTPETLELWEQQLESVFAGHPVDDMDVALVDTIQQFPDLDIQPFRDMIAGQRMDLYRSRYETFEQLNLYCYRVAGTVGLMSTAIMGVETAKTTAAWQQNQAPHDPTPEAIALGIAKQLTNILRDVGEDARRGRIYLPLEDLKRFDYSEEELFQGVVNDRWRELMRFQIERTRQIYAQAETGVSYLSSDARLPVWAALMHYSQILNVIERNDYDVFRQRAYVTQVRKLRTLPIAWLRSQVL, encoded by the coding sequence ATGCTGCAACTGCCTGATTCTCTGTGCATGAAAAAGCTCGCATCTGTGGAGGATGCATACCAACTTTGTCGTCAGATTATGGCAAAGTATGCTAAGACTTTTTACCTCGCCACACTGCTGATGAGCGAGGAGAAACGTCGCGCAATCTGGGCAATCTATGCCTGGTGTCGCCGTACTGATGAATTGGTCGATGGTCCGGCTGCTGCTATGACAACCCCAGAAACATTAGAATTGTGGGAACAGCAGTTAGAATCCGTGTTTGCGGGTCATCCCGTTGATGACATGGATGTTGCCTTAGTAGACACGATCCAGCAATTTCCCGATCTGGATATTCAACCGTTTCGCGACATGATTGCCGGACAACGGATGGATCTGTATCGCAGTCGCTATGAGACGTTTGAACAATTAAATCTTTACTGTTACCGAGTTGCGGGAACTGTAGGTTTAATGTCAACCGCGATTATGGGCGTTGAAACTGCGAAGACTACTGCTGCATGGCAACAAAATCAAGCACCACACGATCCAACTCCAGAAGCGATCGCGCTCGGAATTGCCAAACAACTCACGAATATTCTGCGTGATGTCGGTGAAGATGCGCGGCGGGGACGTATTTATTTACCCCTAGAAGATCTCAAACGCTTTGATTATTCTGAAGAAGAACTCTTTCAAGGCGTCGTAAACGATCGCTGGCGCGAACTGATGCGCTTCCAAATCGAACGGACGCGACAGATTTATGCTCAAGCGGAAACTGGAGTTAGTTATCTATCGTCTGATGCGCGTCTGCCTGTGTGGGCAGCTTTAATGCATTACAGTCAAATTCTGAATGTGATTGAGCGTAACGATTACGACGTTTTCCGCCAACGTGCTTATGTCACGCAGGTGCGAAAATTACGCACATTGCCGATCGCGTGGTTGCGATCGCAGGTGCTGTAA
- a CDS encoding DUF4351 domain-containing protein, with translation MKIDHDRLFKELLSTFFFEFLALFLPEVVTYVEPESLTFLDKEVFTDVTVGKQYEADLIAKVRFRAQESCFLIHIENQATAQSNFDRRMFRYFARLYEKFALPVYPIALFSYDAPQRLEPNCHQVAFPDFEVLCFNFRVIQLNRFNWRDFLGQQNPVASALMAKMNVVPEERPRVKAECLRLLATLKLNPAKTKLISGFVDTYLRLNAAEEQRFLIELGRIEPVEQQRVMEIVTSWMERGIEQGRQEGEVALIMRLLKRRLGTITPEVEARIRHLSIEQLENLGEALLDFSDAVDLVAWLEREAA, from the coding sequence ATGAAGATTGACCACGACCGCCTCTTCAAGGAACTGCTGTCAACTTTCTTTTTCGAGTTTTTAGCTTTATTTTTACCAGAAGTTGTGACTTATGTAGAACCAGAATCGCTCACCTTCTTAGACAAAGAAGTTTTTACGGATGTTACCGTAGGAAAGCAATATGAAGCTGATTTGATTGCCAAAGTGCGATTTCGCGCGCAAGAATCATGTTTTCTCATCCATATCGAAAATCAAGCCACAGCACAAAGCAATTTCGATAGACGAATGTTTCGCTATTTTGCTCGGTTATACGAAAAATTTGCTCTCCCAGTTTATCCTATTGCCTTGTTTTCTTATGATGCACCTCAACGTTTAGAGCCAAACTGCCATCAAGTTGCTTTTCCTGACTTTGAGGTTTTATGTTTCAACTTTCGAGTCATTCAGCTGAATCGCTTCAACTGGCGAGATTTTCTCGGTCAGCAAAATCCCGTAGCTAGCGCACTCATGGCAAAAATGAACGTTGTTCCAGAAGAACGTCCTAGAGTGAAAGCCGAGTGTTTACGATTGTTAGCCACCTTAAAGCTGAATCCAGCAAAAACAAAATTGATTTCTGGCTTTGTTGATACTTACCTACGTTTGAACGCAGCAGAAGAACAAAGGTTTCTCATTGAGCTTGGTAGGATTGAACCAGTTGAGCAGCAAAGAGTTATGGAAATTGTCACCAGTTGGATGGAACGAGGAATTGAACAAGGGCGACAAGAAGGAGAAGTAGCATTGATTATGCGCTTACTCAAGCGTCGCTTGGGAACGATTACACCAGAAGTCGAAGCCAGAATTCGTCATTTATCGATTGAGCAGTTAGAAAATTTAGGCGAAGCGTTGTTAGATTTTTCAGATGCGGTTGATTTGGTGGCTTGGTTGGAACGCGAAGCTGCTTGA